In Bacteriovorax sp. Seq25_V, the following are encoded in one genomic region:
- a CDS encoding alpha/beta hydrolase, protein MIEKCKRILVPAESVVDFLEFGNPHAKKLLLILHGYGQNAQEIYESLKDIITDEYHCIIPNGVFPMPKQRADKISYRFAWYFYNTIEQKYYIDFKYPCSVLSSFLARINPENRLTTIVGYSQGGYLSPFLGQVYAPTRRVIGINCNYRYDMLNSQIDFDLFSIHSEGDPIVNFENSQSSFEMLRPLLLKGEFIALPTKTHDIDQEIRETLLRLL, encoded by the coding sequence ATGATAGAGAAATGCAAGAGAATATTAGTCCCGGCCGAGTCTGTAGTAGATTTTTTAGAATTTGGAAATCCTCACGCGAAGAAGCTGCTACTTATCCTTCACGGATATGGGCAAAATGCGCAGGAGATATACGAGTCTTTAAAAGACATCATTACTGATGAGTATCACTGTATCATTCCAAATGGTGTGTTTCCAATGCCAAAGCAAAGGGCCGATAAAATCTCATACCGTTTTGCTTGGTATTTCTATAATACAATTGAACAAAAATATTATATCGACTTCAAGTATCCATGCTCGGTGCTCAGCTCATTTTTGGCAAGAATAAATCCGGAGAATAGGCTCACGACGATTGTGGGATATAGTCAGGGTGGTTACCTCTCACCTTTTCTAGGACAGGTCTATGCTCCAACGAGAAGAGTTATTGGGATAAATTGTAACTACCGGTACGATATGCTTAATTCACAAATTGATTTTGACCTTTTTAGTATTCACTCAGAGGGTGATCCCATCGTAAATTTTGAAAATAGTCAGAGCTCTTTTGAGATGCTTCGCCCTCTATTGCTTAAAGGCGAATTTATTGCACTTCCAACAAAGACTCATGATATCGATCAAGAAATTAGAGAAACACTCTTAAGACTACTCTAA
- a CDS encoding metal-dependent hydrolase, giving the protein MEPLSQAILGVMGQGLIEDKKQDTRKIKGWLLGVLGGIAPDIDYLIRIDSDPLFTIEYHRQFTHSLFFIPFGSLLICFVLKLFKIKVKDSYPFVFLGYATHGLLDAFTNYGTQLWWPFSKARVAWNCVAVVDPLLTIPLLILTILFIRSGKKLFNWICWSYLVLYLSFGAFQKIRVRKVLEDNNGLTSKNSRVMIKPTIANNFIWRVIEDDGEQLHFSAVRLSLFGENIFYPGESVVKVKPDQVKVLLGENKIQIYDYERFKYFTDDYLFWLDDKSIADGRYSLLPFAKDPIWHIEFSPQGLSSHVSYVTKRRPSELDKQLLKKVWLGQKLE; this is encoded by the coding sequence ATGGAACCATTATCACAGGCAATATTAGGTGTTATGGGTCAGGGACTCATTGAAGATAAGAAGCAAGATACAAGGAAGATTAAAGGGTGGCTATTAGGGGTGCTTGGCGGCATTGCCCCTGATATTGATTATCTCATTCGCATTGATTCTGATCCGCTTTTCACGATCGAATACCACCGACAATTTACTCATTCATTATTTTTTATTCCTTTTGGAAGTCTTCTCATTTGTTTCGTTCTCAAATTATTTAAGATCAAGGTGAAAGATAGTTACCCGTTTGTTTTTCTTGGTTATGCTACTCACGGCCTTCTTGACGCTTTTACAAATTACGGAACACAATTATGGTGGCCTTTTTCAAAAGCTAGAGTCGCCTGGAATTGTGTTGCTGTTGTTGATCCACTTTTAACGATTCCGCTACTGATATTGACTATTCTCTTCATTCGTTCTGGCAAGAAACTTTTTAACTGGATCTGCTGGAGTTACCTCGTTCTTTACTTAAGCTTTGGTGCCTTCCAGAAAATCCGTGTTCGCAAAGTGCTAGAAGATAATAATGGTTTGACTTCAAAAAATAGTCGCGTGATGATCAAGCCAACCATTGCAAATAACTTCATCTGGCGTGTTATTGAAGATGACGGTGAGCAACTTCACTTCTCTGCAGTTCGCCTAAGTCTATTTGGAGAGAATATCTTCTATCCAGGGGAAAGTGTGGTGAAAGTAAAACCAGACCAGGTTAAGGTCCTACTTGGTGAAAATAAAATTCAAATCTACGATTATGAAAGATTTAAGTACTTCACTGATGATTATCTCTTTTGGCTTGATGATAAATCTATTGCAGATGGCCGCTATAGTCTTCTACCTTTTGCAAAAGATCCTATTTGGCACATTGAATTTTCTCCACAGGGTCTAAGCTCTCACGTATCTTATGTGACAAAGCGACGTCCAAGTGAACTCGATAAACAACTTCTAAAGAAGGTGTGGCTTGGACAGAAGTTAGAGTAG